A genome region from bacterium includes the following:
- a CDS encoding DUF4920 domain-containing protein produces the protein MKSVRFLSVTLTVAFISLFAVSAFAGDDCSTCISKSACASKSNAYGAKFEKANFVKLANLKESSEVVTTEGTIEQVCQAAGCWLMITDGNKKLFVKAKGEEYKMPKNSAGAKAKAQGIVKEQEFSEAMIKHFAEDGMKFDGEIKGPRKMFMMVANGVEITPKEGMKLESVDAYKCADDGHDKDDHKKGEGKKDAHQGHGK, from the coding sequence ATGAAGTCAGTTCGTTTCTTATCGGTTACACTAACCGTCGCATTCATAAGTTTGTTCGCCGTTTCGGCATTCGCTGGTGATGATTGTTCAACTTGCATCAGTAAATCAGCATGTGCATCAAAAAGTAATGCATACGGCGCGAAATTTGAAAAAGCAAATTTCGTCAAGCTTGCCAACCTGAAAGAAAGCTCAGAAGTTGTTACCACCGAAGGCACCATTGAACAAGTCTGCCAAGCCGCTGGCTGTTGGTTAATGATTACCGATGGCAACAAGAAACTCTTCGTTAAAGCGAAGGGTGAAGAATACAAAATGCCAAAGAACAGCGCTGGTGCAAAAGCAAAAGCCCAAGGCATTGTGAAGGAACAAGAGTTTTCCGAAGCGATGATTAAGCATTTCGCGGAAGACGGCATGAAATTCGACGGCGAGATTAAAGGTCCGCGTAAAATGTTCATGATGGTTGCCAATGGCGTCGAAATCACCCCGAAAGAAGGGATGAAACTGGAATCGGTGGATGCCTATAAATGCGCTGATGACGGTCACGACAAAGATGACCATAAAAAAGGTGAAGGCAAGAAAGACGCTCACCAAGGTCACGGTAAGTAA